The following are from one region of the Geothermobacter ehrlichii genome:
- a CDS encoding flagellin N-terminal helical domain-containing protein, with translation MALTINTNISSLNAQRNLNKSQGALAKSMQRLSSGLRINSAKDDAAGLAIANRMTAQIRGLNQAARNANDGISLAQTAEGALQESTNILQRMRELALQSANETNSSSDRKSLQAEVSQLVSELDRIATTTTFNGRRVLDGSFSGATFQVGANAGETISFTIGSAKAASIGFIAKGTGSEVSANNATDITISVGGGATYNIANSANFAHSTDTTYRGGDSAYAKAAAINDAGIAGLTATASTSGNTTFAAVGGTSGDTYTLKVNGVTVYNNADVSTALSVTDVRDAINAVSGQTGVIASSDGSTLTLTAADGRNIVVEESGTGFTTGTDGINNGSGDFAAAASDTLRGKIELSALDTIAIGGTQADIGFTAAGIAKDTQGLDSVDISTASGAQEAIKRIDSALGSIDSIRGDLGAVQNRFETTIANLQNVAENLSAARSRILDADIAQETASMTKSNILQQAGVAVLAQANQAPQLALSLLQ, from the coding sequence ATGGCACTGACAATCAACACCAACATCTCTTCTCTCAACGCCCAGCGTAACCTCAACAAGTCTCAGGGAGCCTTGGCCAAATCGATGCAGCGCCTCTCTTCGGGTCTGCGCATCAACAGCGCCAAGGACGACGCCGCCGGCCTGGCCATCGCCAACCGGATGACGGCCCAGATCCGCGGCCTGAACCAGGCCGCCCGCAATGCCAACGACGGTATTTCCCTGGCCCAGACGGCGGAAGGTGCCCTGCAGGAGAGCACCAACATTCTGCAGCGCATGCGTGAACTGGCCCTGCAGTCGGCAAATGAAACCAACAGCAGCTCCGACCGCAAGTCCCTGCAGGCCGAGGTGAGCCAGCTGGTGAGCGAACTCGACCGCATCGCCACCACCACCACCTTCAACGGCCGCCGGGTTCTCGACGGTTCCTTCTCCGGGGCGACCTTCCAGGTCGGTGCCAACGCCGGTGAAACCATCTCCTTCACCATCGGCAGCGCCAAGGCCGCCAGCATAGGCTTCATCGCCAAGGGGACCGGCAGCGAGGTCAGCGCCAACAACGCTACCGACATCACCATCTCCGTCGGCGGCGGCGCTACTTACAACATCGCCAACAGTGCCAACTTCGCCCACAGCACCGACACGACCTACCGTGGCGGCGACTCGGCCTACGCCAAGGCCGCAGCCATCAATGACGCCGGTATCGCCGGTCTTACCGCCACGGCGTCCACCAGCGGCAACACGACCTTCGCCGCCGTCGGCGGCACCAGCGGTGACACCTACACCCTGAAGGTGAACGGCGTGACGGTCTACAACAACGCCGACGTGTCGACCGCCCTCAGCGTCACCGATGTTCGCGATGCCATCAACGCCGTTTCCGGCCAGACCGGCGTCATCGCCAGCTCTGACGGCAGCACCCTGACCCTGACCGCTGCCGATGGCCGCAACATTGTGGTCGAGGAGAGCGGCACCGGCTTCACCACAGGCACCGACGGTATCAACAACGGCAGTGGCGACTTCGCGGCCGCCGCCAGCGACACCCTGCGCGGCAAGATCGAACTCTCGGCCCTCGACACCATCGCCATCGGCGGTACCCAGGCCGACATCGGCTTCACCGCCGCCGGCATCGCTAAGGATACCCAAGGCCTTGACTCGGTCGATATTTCCACCGCCAGCGGCGCCCAGGAGGCGATCAAGCGCATCGACTCCGCTCTCGGCTCCATCGACTCGATCCGCGGCGACCTCGGTGCGGTGCAGAACCGCTTCGAAACCACCATCGCCAACCTGCAGAACGTTGCCGAGAATCTCTCGGCCGCCCGTTCGCGTATTCTCGATGCC